A genomic window from Tolypothrix sp. PCC 7910 includes:
- a CDS encoding urease subunit beta — protein sequence MIPGEIITPDGEIELNAGRETIKLIVANTGDRPIQVGSHFHFFEVNSALNFDREQARGMRLDIPAGTAVRFEPGDEKEITLVPLVGTRQVYGFNAKINGNLDS from the coding sequence ATGATTCCAGGGGAAATTATTACGCCAGATGGAGAAATTGAATTAAATGCTGGGCGTGAAACTATTAAATTAATAGTAGCAAATACAGGCGATCGCCCCATACAAGTTGGTTCACATTTTCACTTTTTTGAAGTTAACTCAGCCTTAAATTTTGACCGAGAACAAGCGCGAGGAATGCGTCTGGATATTCCTGCAGGTACGGCAGTTCGTTTTGAACCAGGTGATGAAAAAGAAATAACTCTCGTACCTCTAGTTGGTACTCGTCAAGTCTATGGTTTCAACGCCAAAATTAATGGGAATCTCGATAGTTGA
- the ureA gene encoding urease subunit gamma has protein sequence MQLTPQEKDKLLIFTAALVAERRKNRGLKLNYPEAVAYISAAILEGARDGQTVAELMSYGTTLLTRDDVMEGVPEMVHEVQVEATFPDGTKLVTVHNPIR, from the coding sequence ATGCAACTTACCCCACAGGAAAAAGATAAGTTGTTAATTTTTACTGCTGCTTTAGTGGCAGAAAGACGTAAGAATAGAGGTTTGAAATTAAATTATCCCGAAGCAGTTGCTTATATTTCTGCTGCAATTTTAGAAGGTGCAAGAGATGGGCAAACTGTTGCGGAATTAATGAGTTATGGCACTACTTTGTTAACGCGAGATGATGTGATGGAAGGTGTGCCGGAAATGGTGCATGAAGTGCAGGTAGAAGCAACTTTTCCTGATGGGACAAAGTTGGTGACTGTGCATAATCCGATTCGTTAA
- a CDS encoding urease accessory protein UreD has translation MSEILAKEVANTWHGKLNLVYADRKNTTQLIYNHQQAPLKVQRPFYPEGEKVCHSVILHTAGGVVGGDRLSLNFHLQPHAQALITTAAASKIYRSNGLQARQIINIKVDAGACLEWLPQETIVFNSAIYQQDLRVELATEATWLGWEITRLGRSARGEKFLQGEWRSHTEIWQQGVPLWIDRQYLPGSEEVFHSPHGLAGQAIVGSLVWVGNPVDSKIVEKARNLWQGSGEVGVTLLQHGLLCRYRGASTSEVRNWFTSVWQMLRVNFLSRGSCVPRVWQV, from the coding sequence ATGAGTGAAATTCTCGCAAAAGAAGTTGCTAATACTTGGCATGGAAAACTTAATTTAGTCTATGCCGATCGCAAAAATACCACCCAGCTAATTTACAACCACCAGCAAGCACCGCTAAAGGTACAGCGTCCGTTTTATCCAGAAGGCGAAAAAGTCTGTCATAGCGTCATTTTACATACGGCTGGGGGAGTTGTGGGAGGCGATCGCTTGTCTCTCAATTTTCACCTCCAACCCCATGCCCAAGCATTAATCACTACAGCCGCCGCTAGTAAAATCTACCGCAGTAACGGACTGCAAGCCAGACAAATTATCAACATCAAAGTCGATGCTGGTGCTTGTTTGGAGTGGTTACCCCAAGAAACAATTGTGTTTAACAGCGCGATTTATCAGCAAGATTTACGGGTAGAATTAGCAACCGAAGCCACTTGGTTAGGCTGGGAAATTACGCGATTAGGGCGCAGTGCTAGAGGAGAGAAATTCTTGCAAGGAGAATGGCGATCGCATACGGAAATTTGGCAGCAAGGTGTTCCCTTGTGGATCGATCGGCAATATTTACCTGGTAGCGAGGAAGTTTTTCACAGTCCTCACGGTTTGGCTGGACAAGCAATCGTAGGTAGTCTAGTCTGGGTGGGTAATCCAGTTGACTCAAAAATAGTAGAAAAAGCCCGTAATTTATGGCAAGGTTCAGGAGAGGTGGGAGTAACACTACTCCAACATGGACTTTTATGTAGATATCGCGGTGCTTCCACATCCGAGGTGCGAAACTGGTTTACGTCTGTTTGGCAGATGCTACGGGTTAATTTTTTAAGCCGTGGTAGTTGCGTACCTAGAGTTTGGCAGGTTTGA
- a CDS encoding ParA family protein, translating into MTAKVISICNLKGGVGKTTIVMALAEYLAGDTMYKKRILAIDLDPQSNLTSALMSEDVWEKEFESKKLTLPYLFKDPEYFLEYIKTENFIAKQNISNVRNRNSFAHLHLIPSSPRLFEIQEQLPSGYYSFNFKPVELIRIILKPLLNNYDYILIDCAPNINTVVKSAFLASSACIIPCVPNRMSIHGLDLLLEHIEKFNRDYLHNLKPLGTLISRYNRTIAQSENLNSIIVNPFYPPVFETKILERAKIAEGLELSNYLTYKQKYDDSHESMVMLAKEVIQRAGR; encoded by the coding sequence ATGACAGCCAAAGTGATTAGTATCTGCAACCTCAAGGGAGGAGTAGGTAAAACTACTATTGTCATGGCATTAGCCGAATATTTAGCAGGTGATACCATGTACAAAAAGCGTATACTTGCTATTGACCTTGATCCTCAAAGTAATTTGACTAGTGCTTTAATGTCTGAAGATGTTTGGGAAAAAGAATTTGAAAGTAAAAAATTGACCCTACCTTATTTATTTAAAGATCCTGAATATTTTTTAGAATATATTAAAACTGAAAATTTTATAGCTAAGCAAAATATTTCAAATGTTAGAAACAGAAATTCTTTTGCTCACTTACATCTGATACCTAGTAGCCCAAGGTTATTTGAAATTCAGGAACAATTGCCATCAGGCTATTATTCTTTTAACTTTAAACCCGTTGAGCTTATTCGTATAATTCTCAAACCTTTATTGAATAATTATGACTATATTTTAATAGACTGTGCCCCAAATATTAACACAGTAGTTAAAAGTGCCTTTCTAGCTAGTAGTGCTTGTATAATACCCTGTGTACCAAACCGAATGTCAATTCATGGATTAGATTTATTACTTGAACATATTGAAAAGTTTAATAGAGATTATCTACATAACTTAAAACCACTAGGAACATTAATTTCTCGTTACAACCGAACTATAGCCCAAAGTGAAAATTTAAACTCTATTATTGTTAATCCTTTCTATCCACCAGTTTTTGAAACGAAAATTTTAGAAAGAGCAAAAATTGCAGAAGGTTTAGAATTAAGTAATTATTTGACATATAAACAAAAATATGACGATTCTCACGAATCTATGGTGATGTTAGCTAAAGAAGTGATTCAGAGAGCAGGTAGATAA